CGTTCCTGTGGCCAGTTTAACGCCAGCCCTGTATGCTTTCTTTACGTTATCTCTGTGTAATTCATAAAGCTCGATTATCTTCTCCAACCCCCATTTAGGTATATTCACCTCCTCACCGTATTTGACTAGATGCTCGTCTACGGCGAATGTTGGTACTATTATTGCGTTTCTTTCTTTAGCGAGTTCGATTCCATCTTCATCTATAAAATCAGCGTGTGCTATGACTTTAACCCCTCCCTTCAGGGCGTTCGCGATTCCTTTGCTGCCCTCAGCGTGTGCGTGTACGAATCTGTTTGCGTGCTCCGCTTCCTCTACTATTGCTTTTATCTCGTCTAGGGTGAACTGCGTGTATTCGGGTCTGTCCTTCTCTGATAGGACCCCTCCTGAAGCCATTATCTTTATGAAGTCAGCCCCCTCCCTCAAAGCATACCTAGCAGCCTTCCTACACTCATCAACACCATCACAAATCAACGCCCCGAAAGCGGGCTTTAGTCTCGAGGTCCTGACGTCAACGTACTCCAAAGGCAGGTAATGATCATCACCATGACCGAACGTCTGACTCAACGCATAGCCTGCAGCTACTATGCGGGGTCCCTTGATAGTTCCCTCTGCTACAGCGTGCCTTAGTCCCAAAGCTATAGCACCGCCAGCATCACATACTGTAGTGAATCCTGCCATAAGTAAGGACTCCAGATCTCGAATCACCCTAGCCACCAGAACCTCATGGGGTGTCAGTAGTGATTCCCTTATGAAGTCACCCGATCTTAAACCAGTTAGGTGAAGGTGCGCGTCTATTAGTCCAGGTAACGCTGTGTAACCATTTAGATCAATCACTTCGACCTCTCGAGGTACCTCGACTGAACCTGTGGAACCCACATCACGTACGTAACGACCTTCAACTACAACGACTCCGTTCTCAATGGGAGCGCTTCCAGTTCCGTCTACAATTCTTAAACCCGTTAAAACAGTTGTCTTCGAATTCACATAACCCACCAAACACTAAAGGTATTTATATGTTAATAAATCCGAACACAGCTGAGTTACTGCTTGAGGCAAACAGCTCTGTCTTCTTTTAAGAGGTTCGAACCCTCCTCCGGAGTGATATTCTAAACTGCATTGAGAATATTCTTTCCGAACTAATTATCTTTGAGGCCGCATATATGAAAAGAGACATCGTAGTAATGCCGAAGACTATTGACGTGAAAGCCAGCCACTCATAACCCTCTATAACTGCCTTCATAACTACTAACGGCGTTATGAAGGGTGATACCATCAAGCCGAGCACCGGACCCCAGATACCGAGAGAGGTTAGATCAACGTAGGCTAGCAGTAATGACGGTATTATGAACACCATCGTAAGCGGTCCAGAGTAAGTTCCGGCAGTCCTTACATCCGGGGATATGGAACCCAGGAGGAGTCCTAAGCCTGCCGCGTTGAGCAAGGTTATTACGATAGAAACAACTAACAGCAATATTGTGAGGGGGTTAATTATGCTTGTAAGAGCACTTAACTGCGGGGTTATCTCTGAAGCGCCACCGCCAGCTGCTTCACCGATAGCGGAGAATAGTGACGTCATGTAGAACATGAAGCCTGCGAAGAATGAGATGGTTGAGAGTAGTATGAGAAAGAAAACCCCCACAACCTTTGAGAGTAGTATGGTCCTCCTCTTAACAGGAAGTGAGAGAAGTATCTCAAGCGTCTTCTCCTCGTTCTCGTAAGCCATGAAGGTGGTTGCGTAGCCGAGCCCACTGCTGACTAAAATAACTGGGATGAAGAACATAGCATAGCTGGAGAGTGCTAGGTTGCTAAGGGTACTGGCATCCATAGTCATGTTTCTGAAGACTATCTGAGTCACAGCTCTAACAGGTGTTAACGTGAAATTCGGGTTCATGCCTCCTGAGGCTATCAAATACGCTCTCAACGATTCGCTGAGGACGTTCACGAAGGTAGCCGGTGCCGCAGTTCCTCCCAGCGTGGTAAAT
This window of the Zestosphaera sp. genome carries:
- a CDS encoding amidohydrolase family protein is translated as MGYVNSKTTVLTGLRIVDGTGSAPIENGVVVVEGRYVRDVGSTGSVEVPREVEVIDLNGYTALPGLIDAHLHLTGLRSGDFIRESLLTPHEVLVARVIRDLESLLMAGFTTVCDAGGAIALGLRHAVAEGTIKGPRIVAAGYALSQTFGHGDDHYLPLEYVDVRTSRLKPAFGALICDGVDECRKAARYALREGADFIKIMASGGVLSEKDRPEYTQFTLDEIKAIVEEAEHANRFVHAHAEGSKGIANALKGGVKVIAHADFIDEDGIELAKERNAIIVPTFAVDEHLVKYGEEVNIPKWGLEKIIELYELHRDNVKKAYRAGVKLATGTDFFGGVKAFRHGDNALELILFIEKLGMTVLEAVACATRNAAEAVGLKHLIGTIERGKIADIIILKRNPLDDVKALLDSNNVVAVLKEGLPLKDSAQLFYIH
- a CDS encoding ABC transporter permease subunit, with product MLKELALKEIKVMLRDKKILIPAVVLPLIIFVALGGIMRFAMTSTFQEAVKSVTEVNLYVCDLDEGGFTQLMLRSLEGILKSVTLTRECSEDDLRRALSGGQYSIAVLIPPNATVDFSNSIPVRLVVYGRVSGISFTTLGGTAAPATFVNVLSESLRAYLIASGGMNPNFTLTPVRAVTQIVFRNMTMDASTLSNLALSSYAMFFIPVILVSSGLGYATTFMAYENEEKTLEILLSLPVKRRTILLSKVVGVFFLILLSTISFFAGFMFYMTSLFSAIGEAAGGGASEITPQLSALTSIINPLTILLLVVSIVITLLNAAGLGLLLGSISPDVRTAGTYSGPLTMVFIIPSLLLAYVDLTSLGIWGPVLGLMVSPFITPLVVMKAVIEGYEWLAFTSIVFGITTMSLFIYAASKIISSERIFSMQFRISLRRRVRTS